AAATGTTACCAACGAATGTTAAACTAGAACGCATGCGTTTACTATGTTCACAGGATACGCCAGCTATCATTATATCTCGTGACCTAGAAGTGCCTGAGGAGCTTATTCAAGCTTCAAACGAAAAGCATGTACCCGTATTTAAAACACATATGACGACAACAAAATTTTCGAGTAGACTAACCAATTATTTAGAGGGACGTTTAGCTCCTATGACAGCTGCGCACGGCGTGTTGGTCGATGTATATGGTATTGGTGTGCTCATTATCGGAAAAAGCGGTGTTGGAAAAAGTGAAACAGCGCTAGAGCTTGTAAAAAAAGGGCACCGACTTGTTGCGGATGATTGTGTGGAAATTCGTCAGGAATCTGAGGATTTTTTAATAGGTAGTCCGCCACCGCTTTTAGAGCATTTATTGGAAATACGAGGTATTGGTATTATCGATATTATGACACTCTTTGGTGCAAGTGCCGTACGACCATATAAGCGTATTACTTTAATTATTGAGTTAGA
The genomic region above belongs to Lysinibacillus sp. FSL W8-0992 and contains:
- the hprK gene encoding HPr(Ser) kinase/phosphatase, producing MVVVLTRDVMEKFKLELLGGEEGIGRTITTSDISRPGLEMAGYFTHYPANRVQLLGKTELSFFEMLPTNVKLERMRLLCSQDTPAIIISRDLEVPEELIQASNEKHVPVFKTHMTTTKFSSRLTNYLEGRLAPMTAAHGVLVDVYGIGVLIIGKSGVGKSETALELVKKGHRLVADDCVEIRQESEDFLIGSPPPLLEHLLEIRGIGIIDIMTLFGASAVRPYKRITLIIELEIWDPTKVYDRLGLEEEKMKIIDTELTKLTIPVRPGRNVSVIIEVAAMNYRLKKMGVNAAEEFSRRLDEVISSTDELDD